A region from the Bacteroidota bacterium genome encodes:
- a CDS encoding 2-oxoglutarate dehydrogenase E1 component, producing MDVYNYLNSSDPSVIEDLYLRFRENPQSVDEGWRKFFEGFDFAARNYSKRPVQSGDAVKTVKEFKVLDLINDYRKRGHLFTQTNPVRKRRQYRPTLDIENYGLTEKDLNTVFEAGREIGLGPASLASIVDALKETYCRSFGAEFMFIRNVDIVQWLLARMEPVRNLPSFTRQDKNWIFVKLDRAVNFEKFIHKKFPGQKRFSLEGAESLIPALEAILEKGAELGTEELVIGMAHRGRLNVLTNVLRKPYMDVFSEFEGKEYEDETLLGDVKYHLGYTSVRKATNGKSVKLTLSPNPSHLEAVDPVVEGITRAKIDQIYKGDYKKVVPILIHGDASIAGQGVVYEVAQMSELRGYKTGGTIHLVINNQIGFTTDYLDARSSTYCTDVAKITHSPVFHVNGDDPEAVVYAVQLAMEFREKFHKDVYVDLLCYRKYGHNEGDEPRFTQPLLYKIIEKHPNPRDIYAKKLIEEGVLSPEQAQRIEAHHLQVLEDSLSGARAKEKTQITNFLQEVWDHVRKARENDFLESPETGVDEQLLRQIAHGLTQLPDNKQFFRKTVKLQEQRREMVFQQGVVDWAMAELLAYGTLLTEKHPVRLSGQDVARGTFSHRHATLRVEDSEEEFTPLNHIAPDQAKFEVYNSLLSEYGVLGFEYGYALASPDALTIWEAQFGDFNNGAQIIFDQFVSSAEEKWNVMNGLVMFLPHGYEGQGPEHSSARIERFLTLCAEQNMQVANCTTPANFFHILRRQLKRPFRKPLVIFTPKSLLRHPLCISKLSELTNGKFMEVIDDAAADPEKVSKLVFCSGKIYYELLEEKQKRGSDDIALVRIEQLHPLPVHQMRQVVKKYHKARTHLWVQEEPLNMGAWRYIHHEFKDVNLRLVARPQSGSPATGSAKFHVISQQKLIDKTFEKCDCPMLEKECGMICIGNKWRSFEQELKDMNVDMVDSKFHSATKKLE from the coding sequence ATGGACGTTTATAACTATCTGAACAGCAGCGACCCTTCAGTGATCGAAGACCTTTATCTGCGCTTTCGCGAAAACCCGCAAAGTGTGGACGAAGGCTGGCGAAAGTTTTTCGAGGGATTCGACTTTGCAGCCCGTAACTACAGCAAACGCCCGGTACAATCAGGCGATGCTGTCAAAACCGTCAAAGAGTTCAAGGTACTCGACCTGATCAACGATTACCGCAAGCGCGGTCACCTCTTTACGCAAACCAACCCGGTACGCAAACGCCGTCAGTACCGGCCCACACTCGATATCGAAAACTACGGCCTGACCGAGAAAGACCTCAACACAGTTTTTGAGGCAGGTAGGGAAATCGGCCTGGGGCCGGCAAGTCTGGCCTCCATCGTGGATGCGCTCAAAGAGACCTATTGCCGCAGCTTTGGCGCCGAATTCATGTTTATCCGCAATGTGGATATTGTGCAGTGGCTGCTTGCCCGCATGGAGCCTGTGCGCAATCTGCCATCGTTCACCCGTCAGGATAAAAACTGGATCTTCGTCAAACTCGACAGGGCAGTCAATTTCGAGAAGTTCATTCACAAAAAATTCCCCGGTCAAAAGCGTTTCTCGCTCGAAGGAGCCGAATCGCTCATTCCTGCCCTGGAAGCCATATTAGAAAAAGGTGCAGAACTCGGCACCGAAGAGCTGGTTATCGGCATGGCGCACCGCGGCAGGCTCAACGTTCTGACCAACGTGCTGCGTAAGCCCTACATGGACGTATTCAGCGAGTTTGAGGGCAAGGAATATGAAGACGAAACCCTGCTGGGCGACGTGAAATACCACCTGGGTTATACCTCAGTCCGCAAAGCCACCAATGGCAAATCCGTCAAACTCACCCTCTCGCCCAACCCCTCGCACCTGGAAGCCGTTGACCCTGTGGTTGAAGGCATCACACGTGCCAAAATTGACCAGATTTACAAGGGCGATTACAAAAAAGTCGTTCCCATCCTCATCCACGGCGACGCTTCCATAGCCGGCCAGGGCGTGGTGTACGAAGTGGCACAAATGTCGGAGCTTCGCGGCTACAAAACAGGCGGCACCATTCACCTGGTGATCAACAACCAGATCGGCTTCACAACCGATTACCTCGATGCCCGCTCGAGCACCTATTGCACCGACGTGGCCAAAATAACCCACTCGCCCGTGTTTCACGTGAATGGCGACGACCCTGAAGCAGTGGTGTATGCCGTACAGCTTGCCATGGAGTTCAGGGAGAAATTCCACAAAGATGTGTATGTGGATTTGTTGTGCTACCGCAAATATGGCCACAACGAAGGCGATGAGCCAAGGTTTACACAACCACTGCTCTACAAAATCATCGAAAAACATCCGAATCCGCGCGACATCTATGCCAAAAAACTCATAGAGGAAGGCGTACTCAGTCCGGAACAAGCCCAGCGCATCGAAGCCCATCACCTTCAGGTACTCGAAGACAGCCTGAGCGGTGCGCGCGCCAAAGAAAAGACGCAAATCACCAACTTTTTGCAGGAAGTATGGGATCACGTCCGAAAGGCCCGCGAAAACGACTTTCTGGAATCGCCCGAAACAGGGGTTGATGAACAATTGCTCCGACAGATAGCCCACGGCCTCACCCAACTTCCCGACAACAAACAGTTTTTCCGTAAAACTGTCAAGCTTCAGGAACAGCGTCGCGAGATGGTGTTTCAGCAGGGCGTGGTCGATTGGGCCATGGCCGAACTGCTGGCCTACGGCACCTTGCTCACTGAAAAACATCCCGTGAGGCTGAGCGGGCAGGATGTGGCCAGAGGCACATTCTCGCACCGGCACGCCACGCTCAGGGTGGAAGACAGCGAAGAAGAATTCACCCCGCTGAATCACATAGCGCCCGATCAGGCAAAGTTTGAAGTGTACAACTCCTTGCTGAGCGAATACGGCGTGCTTGGTTTTGAATACGGTTACGCGCTCGCTTCACCCGATGCACTCACCATATGGGAAGCCCAGTTTGGCGACTTCAACAACGGCGCCCAGATCATCTTCGATCAGTTTGTGAGCAGTGCCGAAGAAAAATGGAATGTGATGAACGGACTGGTGATGTTTCTGCCGCATGGCTACGAAGGCCAGGGACCAGAGCATTCCAGCGCCCGCATCGAGAGATTTCTGACGCTTTGTGCCGAACAAAACATGCAGGTGGCCAATTGCACCACCCCGGCCAACTTCTTCCACATCCTGCGCCGCCAGCTGAAAAGGCCCTTCCGTAAGCCTCTGGTTATCTTCACACCCAAGAGCCTGCTGCGTCATCCCTTGTGCATCTCCAAACTGAGCGAGCTCACCAATGGCAAATTCATGGAGGTGATCGACGATGCAGCTGCTGACCCTGAAAAAGTTAGCAAGCTGGTGTTTTGCAGCGGAAAGATTTATTACGAACTCCTCGAAGAGAAACAAAAACGCGGCAGCGACGACATCGCCCTGGTGCGCATTGAGCAGCTCCACCCGCTTCCGGTGCATCAGATGCGCCAGGTAGTAAAAAAATATCACAAAGCCCGCACCCACCTCTGGGTGCAGGAGGAACCCCTGAACATGGGTGCGTGGCGCTATATCCACCACGAATTCAAAGATGTCAATCTCAGGTTGGTGGCCAGACCTCAAAGCGGAAGTCCGGCCACAGGATCAGCCAAATTTCATGTGATCAGCCAGCAAAAGCTGATTGATAAAACTTTTGAAAAATGCGACTGCCCCATGCTCGAAAAAGAATGCGGCATGATCTGCATTGGCAACAAATGGCGTTCGTTCGAACAAGAGCTCAAGGATATGAATGTGGATATGGTGGACAGCAAGTTCCACTCGGCCACTAAAAAACTGGAATAA
- a CDS encoding 4Fe-4S binding protein: MAYKITDACTACGTCIDECPVDAISEGDIYVIDPDICTDCGSCADVCPVEAIIPE; encoded by the coding sequence ATGGCTTACAAAATTACCGACGCCTGCACAGCATGTGGCACCTGCATTGACGAATGCCCTGTTGATGCCATTTCCGAAGGCGATATCTACGTGATCGACCCCGATATCTGCACCGACTGCGGTTCGTGCGCCGATGTTTGCCCCGTAGAAGCCATCATTCCGGAATAA